One Fibrobacter sp. genomic window carries:
- the thiL gene encoding thiamine-phosphate kinase, whose protein sequence is MNKSPSAEYDLISRLQDVLGNQQAGDWKLLIGDDAAVRRCGDSELIITTDISVENVHFSRAYMSLEEIGYRAMVANLSDCAAMGAIPDGALVQLVFPSQEKEIIRAAEQIYRGFAMACGRWKFPLVGGDISAGRQWVLGITLLGRVPSGGRVLKRKGALKGDCLWVTGLCGASAAGLQALRKWKRCEVPDRYKRFLVSHIKPLPRVEAGLELAACQEVHAMMDLTDGLSKDCGTLACENNLGIILNPDPAQIPEEMIQLSDELGVSWLEWFLHGGEDYHLLFAATPQFDPSKMKDCTGVMKIGYFTEDVSGVMLQSGDERTVVPPGGYDHLKSEII, encoded by the coding sequence ATGAATAAATCTCCTTCCGCTGAGTATGATCTTATCTCCAGGCTTCAGGATGTCCTTGGGAATCAGCAGGCTGGCGACTGGAAATTGCTGATAGGTGATGATGCGGCGGTGCGCAGATGCGGAGATTCAGAGCTGATCATAACTACCGATATCTCCGTGGAGAATGTGCATTTTTCCCGGGCGTATATGTCCCTGGAAGAGATCGGTTACAGGGCGATGGTTGCCAATCTGAGTGATTGTGCAGCGATGGGAGCAATTCCTGACGGAGCTCTGGTTCAGCTTGTTTTTCCCTCTCAGGAAAAGGAGATCATAAGAGCCGCGGAGCAGATTTACAGAGGATTCGCCATGGCTTGCGGCAGGTGGAAATTTCCTCTTGTCGGGGGTGATATCTCTGCAGGCAGGCAGTGGGTGCTTGGAATTACTCTCCTCGGACGGGTGCCGTCCGGGGGAAGAGTGCTGAAGAGGAAAGGCGCTTTAAAGGGGGATTGTCTCTGGGTGACTGGCCTTTGCGGAGCCAGTGCTGCCGGGCTGCAGGCCTTACGGAAATGGAAAAGATGTGAGGTTCCGGACAGGTATAAAAGATTTCTGGTTTCTCATATCAAGCCGCTGCCCCGTGTAGAGGCCGGGCTTGAACTTGCTGCATGCCAGGAGGTGCATGCGATGATGGATCTTACCGATGGTTTGTCAAAGGATTGCGGTACCTTGGCTTGTGAGAACAATCTGGGAATTATTTTAAATCCTGACCCTGCACAAATACCTGAAGAGATGATACAATTGAGTGATGAACTTGGGGTTTCGTGGTTGGAGTGGTTTCTGCATGGCGGTGAGGACTATCACCTTCTTTTTGCCGCTACGCCTCAATTCGATCCTTCAAAAATGAAAGATTGCACTGGGGTGATGAAAATTGGCTATTTTACAGAGGATGTGAGCGGTGTGATGCTCCAAAGCGGTGATGAGAGGACAGTGGTACCGCCAGGGGGGTATGATCACCTGAAAAGTGAGATTATTTAG
- a CDS encoding adenosine kinase: protein MLLPLQSVPPRNFIAAIGSALVDICLLEDDDFLAQTGAQKGGMQLVEHHFIRETLQKSFKDAAIIPGGSACNTILGIGKLGGNARFIGKRGIDELGLLFEKGLRNHNVEPLLMKSETPTGQVLSIITPDAQRSMFTYLGASAETSPHEISPDLFNNCVLVHIEGYLLFNEKLMMAALEAARESGALISLDLASFTVVEAARKLLQEICSKYVDILIANEDEARVFTGFSDPRKALEEMAKSSDIAVLKLGKKGSLIAHGESTIAVSAMGDGSAIDTTGAGDLWAAGFLYGLTRGFPLQKCGELGSACGYEVCQVVGASIPEEGWKRIKNLF from the coding sequence ATGTTACTTCCCCTTCAGTCAGTTCCCCCCAGAAACTTCATCGCAGCAATCGGTTCAGCACTTGTAGATATCTGTCTGCTCGAGGATGATGATTTTCTTGCGCAGACCGGTGCGCAGAAAGGCGGGATGCAGCTCGTAGAGCACCATTTCATCCGTGAAACATTGCAGAAGTCCTTCAAGGATGCAGCGATTATTCCGGGCGGATCAGCCTGCAACACCATCCTGGGCATAGGTAAACTTGGCGGGAACGCCCGTTTCATCGGCAAACGGGGTATTGACGAACTGGGATTACTTTTTGAAAAGGGTCTCAGAAATCATAACGTGGAACCGCTGCTGATGAAATCAGAAACTCCAACCGGGCAGGTGCTCTCTATAATTACACCCGATGCTCAGCGGTCGATGTTCACCTATCTGGGAGCCTCAGCGGAAACCTCCCCGCATGAGATCTCACCGGATTTGTTCAATAACTGCGTACTTGTCCATATCGAAGGTTATCTGCTGTTTAATGAAAAACTCATGATGGCAGCACTGGAAGCAGCCAGAGAATCAGGCGCTCTGATCTCGCTTGACCTGGCCAGCTTTACAGTTGTAGAAGCCGCACGTAAACTTCTCCAGGAGATCTGCTCCAAATACGTGGATATCCTGATAGCCAACGAAGATGAAGCACGGGTTTTCACCGGTTTTTCGGATCCCCGGAAAGCCCTCGAGGAAATGGCGAAAAGCTCCGATATCGCTGTGCTGAAACTGGGAAAGAAAGGAAGCCTTATAGCTCATGGCGAATCTACAATAGCAGTAAGCGCCATGGGTGATGGAAGCGCCATAGATACTACGGGAGCCGGAGATCTATGGGCTGCCGGATTTCTTTACGGACTCACCAGGGGTTTTCCTTTACAGAAATGCGGAGAACTGGGTTCAGCTTGCGGTTATGAGGTTTGTCAGGTTGTGGGAGCCAGTATACCGGAAGAAGGCTGGAAAAGGATCAAAAACCTGTTTTGA
- a CDS encoding RNA-binding protein: protein MAKKLYVGNLPFSTSEDEVKEFFSQIGEVESVKIITDRETGRSRGFCFVEMENADEAISNLNGKELGGRKITISEAREKEQRGNHHGGFKKRFNQPRS, encoded by the coding sequence GTGGCAAAGAAGTTGTACGTAGGCAATCTCCCATTCAGCACCAGCGAAGATGAGGTAAAAGAGTTCTTCTCTCAGATCGGTGAAGTTGAATCTGTAAAGATTATCACTGACCGCGAAACAGGCAGGTCACGCGGATTCTGTTTTGTAGAGATGGAAAACGCTGATGAGGCTATTTCCAATCTTAACGGAAAAGAACTTGGCGGAAGAAAAATAACCATAAGCGAGGCCCGTGAAAAAGAGCAGCGCGGCAATCACCACGGCGGCTTCAAGAAAAGATTTAATCAGCCTCGTTCCTGA